From the genome of Hymenobacter sp. PAMC 26628, one region includes:
- a CDS encoding phosphatidylserine decarboxylase family protein, which produces MKVHKEGRRILFVTVLVLLALNLALYQFNRGAVLFNRIFAGVSVVAFLALLQFFRSPFRHLFTHEDLLLAPADGKVVVIEDVYEPEYFDDMRKQISVFMSPINVHVTRNPISGMVKYFKYHPGNYLVAWHPKSSTQNERTTVVVESDAGPLVLFRQIAGAMARRIVWYVNEGDEVNQGEEFGFIKFGSRVDLFVPIDADVKVELGQKVKGGETVICQLKV; this is translated from the coding sequence ATGAAAGTACACAAAGAAGGCCGCCGCATCCTGTTCGTAACTGTTTTGGTGCTGCTGGCCCTGAACCTGGCCCTCTACCAGTTCAACCGGGGGGCGGTGCTCTTCAACCGCATTTTTGCTGGAGTTTCGGTCGTAGCGTTTTTGGCGCTGCTCCAGTTTTTCCGCAGCCCGTTCCGCCACCTTTTCACCCACGAAGACCTGTTGCTGGCCCCGGCCGACGGCAAAGTAGTAGTAATTGAGGACGTGTACGAGCCCGAGTATTTCGACGATATGCGCAAGCAAATCAGCGTGTTCATGTCGCCCATCAACGTGCACGTGACCCGCAACCCGATTTCGGGCATGGTGAAGTACTTCAAGTACCACCCCGGCAACTACCTGGTGGCCTGGCACCCCAAAAGCAGCACCCAAAACGAGCGCACCACCGTGGTAGTGGAAAGCGACGCGGGGCCCCTCGTGCTCTTCCGCCAGATTGCCGGGGCCATGGCCCGCCGCATTGTGTGGTACGTGAACGAGGGCGACGAGGTGAACCAGGGCGAGGAGTTCGGCTTCATCAAGTTTGGCTCACGGGTCGATTTGTTCGTACCCATCGACGCCGATGTGAAGGTGGAGTTGGGCCAGAAAGTGAAAGGCGGCGAAACCGTAATTTGCCAACTGAAGGTCTGA